From the Exiguobacterium marinum DSM 16307 genome, the window AACTCGCGATGATCATGATGATAGCCGGTTCCCAGACGATTTGGTCGGTAATGATTTTTCCGAATGTCGAACCGATTGACGAGATGAACGTGATGGCAAGTGAACTGGCAATCGCCATCTTTGTCGGGATGCGTAAGACGACGAGCATAATCGGCATGAGAATGAATGCACCCGCCGCCCCGACGATACCAGCCGCGATTCCTACGACGAACGCTGAACTTGCCGCAATCACTTTGTTGAACTGCACTTGGTCGAGTGGCATATCATCCACTTGCGGTTTCGGCAAGAACATCATAATCGTTGCAATCGTGGCGAGTACAGCGTAAACAACATTGATCATCGTCTCCGAAAGAATCGTCGATCCATACCCTCCAATAAAGCTACCAATCAATACTGCTACACCCATGTAGAGAATCAATTGCTTGTTTAAGTATCCACCTTTACGATAAGCGTAAATCCCACCGATAGTTGCAAAGAATACTTGAATCGCACTGATTCCTGAAACTTCGTGTGCGCTGAATGCAGCAAATCCTAAAAGTGGTGGAATGTACAACAACATCGGATATTTGATGATGGATCCTCCAATTCCGACCATTCCAGAAATAAATGATCCGATAAATCCTATTAAAAAAATTGTAATGATAAAACCGAACTCCATATAGACTCCTCCATTTAGTTTATTATTCTCTGATTATTCATTCGCTTCCCAAGAAATCATACCGCCTGAAACGTCATAAATTTCTGTATAGCCGGCGTCTTGTAACTGTGTGGCAGCTTGGGCACTTCGGTTACCACTCCGACAAATAACGTAAATCGGTTCGTCTTTCGGGTACGATAATTGGGCAGCATCTAATGAAGAAAGTGGTGCATTCACCGCTTCTGCAATATGCCCCCCCTCGTATTCAGACACTTCACGTACGTCAAGGAGTGTTATTTCCTCGTTTTCCAATTTGTTTTGTAGAGTTTTTGTATCAATCTTCACAATACCATCCTTTTCAGATGTGATTACAAAGATAAAAATACCCATTAAAGCCACAATTCCAACAAATAAGGAAATTTTCTTCATCTTTTCTCCTCCAATTCTTTTCACTTGCGCTCATTATACCTTAGGGGGTATATTAAAGCCAACGAAACATTCTCGTTGCCAAATCACTAGGAAATGAAAAGGAGATCAATGACTTATGAAGACGATTACGACTACTGAATTAGAAGCGTTACTTCAAGCAGACGATTCACTCAACTTAATCGATGTGCGCGAGACAGATGAATATGCTGGAGGTCACATCAAACAAGCGAAAAACGTACCACTTTCTGAATTCGGGGCAAAAGTCGATGAGCTCAATCGCTCTAAACCGATTCACGTTATTTGCGCAGCTGGCGGACGCAGCATGAATGCATCTGCTTATCTCGACTCACTCGGGTTCGATGTCACGAACGTCGATGGCGGGATGATGAGCTGGCAAGGCGAAGTCGAATAAACCATTACTTTAGGTCATAGGGGGAAATTCACATGTTATTACGTTATTTTTATGATGAAAAATTAGCACAAGCTTCATATATGGTCGGTTGCCAAATGACGGGAGAAGCGATTGTCATCGACCCGGCCCGCAACATCGAACCATACCTTCAGGAAGCTAAAAAAGAAGGCATGAACATTGTTGCAACGGCAGAGACTCACATCCATGCAGACTTTGTGTCCGGTTCACTCGAACTCGCGAAACGCACAGGCTCAAA encodes:
- a CDS encoding sulfite exporter TauE/SafE family protein, yielding MEFGFIITIFLIGFIGSFISGMVGIGGSIIKYPMLLYIPPLLGFAAFSAHEVSGISAIQVFFATIGGIYAYRKGGYLNKQLILYMGVAVLIGSFIGGYGSTILSETMINVVYAVLATIATIMMFLPKPQVDDMPLDQVQFNKVIAASSAFVVGIAAGIVGAAGAFILMPIMLVVLRIPTKMAIASSLAITFISSIGSTFGKIITDQIVWEPAIIMIIASLIAAPIGANVGKNMNTKALQWILALLILASTIKIWSDLIA
- a CDS encoding rhodanese-like domain-containing protein, whose translation is MKKISLFVGIVALMGIFIFVITSEKDGIVKIDTKTLQNKLENEEITLLDVREVSEYEGGHIAEAVNAPLSSLDAAQLSYPKDEPIYVICRSGNRSAQAATQLQDAGYTEIYDVSGGMISWEANE
- a CDS encoding rhodanese-like domain-containing protein yields the protein MKTITTTELEALLQADDSLNLIDVRETDEYAGGHIKQAKNVPLSEFGAKVDELNRSKPIHVICAAGGRSMNASAYLDSLGFDVTNVDGGMMSWQGEVE